One window of the Pseudomonas knackmussii B13 genome contains the following:
- a CDS encoding arsenate reductase ArsC, with the protein MKVLFLCTANSCRSILAEALFNHLAPAGMRAYSAGSLPRGEVNPLSLAALQRAGVSTQGLASKSTDAHADLAPDFVITVCDKAAGEACPVFFGPATKAHWGLADPSELPGSAAEREAAFDATLAHIERRISAFLALPFEQLDCDRLKTELARIGTL; encoded by the coding sequence ATGAAAGTCCTGTTCCTCTGCACGGCCAACAGCTGCCGCAGCATCCTGGCCGAAGCGCTCTTCAATCACCTCGCCCCCGCCGGCATGCGCGCCTACAGCGCCGGCAGCCTGCCCCGTGGCGAAGTGAATCCGCTGAGCCTCGCCGCCCTGCAACGTGCCGGCGTTTCCACCCAGGGGCTCGCCAGCAAGTCGACCGATGCGCATGCAGACCTGGCGCCGGATTTCGTCATCACGGTCTGCGACAAGGCCGCGGGCGAGGCCTGCCCGGTGTTCTTCGGGCCGGCAACGAAAGCCCACTGGGGATTGGCCGACCCTTCCGAGCTGCCGGGCAGCGCGGCCGAACGCGAGGCCGCGTTCGACGCCACGCTCGCGCATATCGAAAGGCGCATCTCGGCTTTTCTGGCGCTGCCGTTCGAGCAACTCGATTGCGACAGGCTGAAGACCGAACTGGCCCGAATCGGAACGCTCTGA
- a CDS encoding metalloregulator ArsR/SmtB family transcription factor produces MPEQLTPIQVFKCLADENRLRMMLLIAREQELCVCELTCALDESQPKVSRHLAQLRTCGLLADRRQGQWVYYRLHPQLPDWVRQVLLTTLDANRAWLSASAKRLENMGDRPARVAACC; encoded by the coding sequence ATGCCTGAACAGCTGACGCCCATCCAGGTTTTCAAATGCCTCGCCGACGAGAATCGCCTGCGGATGATGCTGCTGATCGCCCGCGAACAGGAGCTCTGCGTCTGCGAGCTGACCTGCGCCCTCGACGAAAGCCAGCCAAAGGTCTCGCGGCACCTGGCGCAACTGCGCACTTGCGGCCTGCTGGCTGACCGTCGCCAGGGGCAGTGGGTTTATTACCGCCTGCATCCGCAGCTGCCGGATTGGGTTCGCCAGGTGCTGCTGACGACGCTGGACGCCAACCGTGCGTGGCTCAGTGCAAGTGCCAAGCGCCTGGAAAACATGGGCGACCGCCCCGCGCGTGTCGCGGCCTGCTGCTGA
- a CDS encoding LysR family transcriptional regulator, with protein MAFSSDSLTLFLAVLDSGSFSAAARKLGRVPSAVSMAIAQLEAELDLTLFDRASRKALPPAAALALEPQARQVVAQLNLLDAQALQLHQGLERRLVLAMAPELQTGRWSRPLEKLAERFPNLQVEVRSAPQTEAVRMLHEGSAQLALVFERPGIDERESFLEAGSQLLIAVASPRHPVAQAIDEPMAEERLAEQRQIMVASGEPTGSDPRLVLSRRIWLTDSYLATLELVQSGLGWAYLPQPLVQPLLDASSLREVRFSNMASRLRLWVDVLWIKSRPLGLAAKLYLDLLREDNAHYESR; from the coding sequence ATGGCATTCAGCAGCGATTCCCTGACCCTTTTCCTCGCCGTGCTCGACAGCGGCTCCTTCTCGGCCGCCGCGCGCAAGCTCGGTCGCGTGCCTTCGGCGGTGAGCATGGCCATCGCTCAGTTGGAGGCCGAACTTGACCTCACGTTGTTCGACCGCGCCTCACGCAAGGCGCTGCCGCCGGCCGCCGCGCTGGCCCTGGAGCCGCAGGCGCGGCAGGTGGTCGCCCAACTCAACCTGCTCGACGCCCAGGCGCTGCAACTGCACCAGGGCCTGGAGCGCCGGCTGGTACTGGCGATGGCGCCGGAGCTGCAGACCGGACGCTGGAGCCGGCCGTTGGAAAAGCTCGCCGAGCGCTTCCCGAACCTGCAGGTAGAGGTCCGCTCAGCGCCGCAGACTGAGGCGGTACGCATGCTCCACGAAGGCAGCGCGCAATTGGCGCTGGTCTTCGAACGCCCGGGCATCGACGAGCGCGAGTCGTTCCTGGAAGCCGGCAGCCAATTGCTGATCGCAGTCGCCTCGCCCCGCCATCCGGTGGCCCAGGCCATCGACGAGCCGATGGCCGAGGAAAGGCTGGCCGAACAGCGGCAGATCATGGTGGCCTCGGGCGAGCCGACCGGCTCGGACCCGCGCCTGGTGCTGTCGCGGCGCATCTGGCTGACCGACAGCTACCTCGCCACCCTTGAGCTGGTGCAATCCGGCCTCGGCTGGGCCTACCTGCCACAGCCGCTGGTGCAGCCGCTGCTGGACGCCAGCAGCCTGCGCGAGGTGCGTTTCAGCAACATGGCCAGCCGCCTGCGCCTGTGGGTCGACGTGCTCTGGATCAAGTCACGCCCGCTGGGCCTGGCGGCAAAGCTGTACCTGGACCTGCTGCGCGAGGACAACGCGCACTACGAGTCGCGCTAG
- a CDS encoding SDR family NAD(P)-dependent oxidoreductase, whose translation MSKPQWQEQVALVSGAGSEHGIGMAIARRLGQAGARLIVTASSARIAERVAELRAEGFEAEGRAADLTDEKQVRELAAWAEARWGRIDVLVNNAGMAMQGSPEPFAEVATMDLATWNLSLARNLTTAFLLTRAVLPGMQARGYGRIVQISSTTGTRGSNLGEAAYSAAKAGMVGLNMGLALEVAKQGITVNSVAPGWIETASSTEEEAHAASYTPIGRAGKPEEVAAAVAFLASPEASYITGELLVVDGGNCLVENKAP comes from the coding sequence GTGTCCAAACCGCAATGGCAGGAACAGGTAGCGCTGGTCAGCGGCGCTGGCAGCGAACATGGCATCGGCATGGCCATCGCCCGACGTCTCGGACAGGCCGGCGCGCGGTTGATCGTCACCGCCAGCAGTGCGCGCATCGCCGAACGCGTGGCTGAGCTGCGCGCCGAAGGCTTCGAGGCCGAAGGCCGCGCTGCTGACCTCACCGACGAGAAGCAGGTGCGCGAACTGGCCGCCTGGGCCGAAGCGCGCTGGGGCCGCATCGACGTGCTGGTGAACAACGCCGGCATGGCCATGCAGGGCAGCCCCGAGCCCTTCGCCGAGGTGGCGACGATGGACCTGGCGACCTGGAACCTGTCGCTGGCGCGCAACCTCACCACCGCTTTCCTGCTGACCCGCGCGGTGCTGCCGGGCATGCAGGCGCGCGGCTACGGGCGCATCGTGCAGATCAGCTCCACCACCGGCACGCGTGGCAGCAACCTGGGCGAGGCGGCCTACAGCGCGGCCAAGGCCGGCATGGTCGGCCTGAACATGGGGCTGGCGCTGGAGGTGGCCAAGCAGGGCATCACCGTGAACAGCGTGGCGCCGGGCTGGATCGAGACCGCCTCGTCCACCGAAGAGGAAGCCCACGCCGCCAGCTACACGCCCATCGGTCGCGCCGGCAAACCGGAGGAAGTGGCAGCGGCAGTGGCCTTCCTGGCCTCGCCGGAAGCCAGCTACATCACCGGCGAACTGCTGGTGGTCGATGGCGGCAACTGCCTGGTCGAAAACAAGGCGCCTTGA
- a CDS encoding SDR family NAD(P)-dependent oxidoreductase, whose amino-acid sequence MDTPVVLITGACGGVGRALVERFVAGSWRVFATDLNEAGLAQLAADFPLAGQCAGDIRQPAVCRAVVEAALQAGGRLDALVNAAGVWREGPVEDFSEDDFDLVLDVNLKATFFMCSAAIPHLKASQGAIVNISSDAGRQGNRNAAAYCASKGGVTLLSKTLALDLAPAGVRCNAVSPGDIETPMLKYQADTYGAGDPQGYYAELLAKYPQGERARFIQPAEVAELVYFLCQPGAGSITGADLAIDCGLSAGN is encoded by the coding sequence ATGGACACTCCCGTGGTTCTGATCACCGGCGCTTGCGGCGGCGTAGGCCGCGCACTGGTGGAACGCTTCGTCGCCGGCAGCTGGCGCGTCTTCGCCACCGACCTGAACGAGGCCGGGCTGGCGCAACTCGCCGCCGATTTCCCCCTGGCCGGCCAATGTGCCGGCGACATTCGCCAACCTGCCGTATGCCGCGCGGTAGTCGAGGCTGCACTGCAGGCCGGCGGCCGCCTGGATGCGCTGGTCAACGCTGCTGGCGTCTGGCGCGAAGGGCCGGTGGAAGACTTCAGCGAGGACGACTTCGACCTGGTGCTGGACGTCAACCTCAAGGCCACCTTCTTCATGTGCTCGGCCGCCATCCCGCACTTGAAGGCCAGCCAGGGCGCCATCGTGAACATCTCCAGCGACGCCGGCCGCCAGGGCAACCGCAACGCCGCGGCCTACTGCGCGAGCAAGGGTGGGGTGACGCTGCTGAGCAAGACCCTGGCGCTGGACCTGGCCCCGGCCGGCGTGCGCTGCAATGCCGTGTCGCCCGGCGACATCGAAACGCCGATGCTCAAGTACCAGGCCGATACCTATGGCGCCGGCGATCCGCAGGGCTACTACGCCGAGTTGCTGGCCAAGTACCCGCAGGGCGAGCGCGCGCGCTTCATCCAGCCGGCGGAGGTGGCCGAGCTGGTCTACTTCCTCTGCCAGCCGGGCGCCGGTTCGATCACCGGGGCGGACCTGGCCATCGACTGCGGGTTGTCGGCGGGGAACTGA
- a CDS encoding helix-turn-helix transcriptional regulator, translating to MLQGLGRTQQDLLTALLYQAGGMSIDELAEQLAVTRTAVRQHLAALERDALVLRGPTRPTGRRPEQLYLLGPRGRELFPRQYQALADLLIGEIAEIIGHPALVALMRKLGTRLAAELESASVDEERIVQHMNDAGYEAQVFFRSSGEPEIVAHNCVFHHLAGSHPEVCELDLALIGTLGGADVEHLECMLRGGQVCRFHLQRTS from the coding sequence ATGCTGCAAGGATTGGGTCGCACCCAGCAGGACCTGCTCACCGCCCTTCTCTACCAGGCCGGCGGCATGAGCATCGACGAACTGGCCGAACAGTTGGCGGTGACCCGCACCGCCGTACGCCAGCACCTGGCGGCATTGGAACGCGACGCCCTGGTGCTGCGCGGCCCGACCCGTCCCACCGGCCGCCGCCCCGAGCAGCTCTACCTGCTCGGTCCGCGCGGCCGGGAGCTTTTCCCCCGGCAATACCAGGCGCTCGCCGACCTGCTGATCGGCGAGATCGCCGAGATAATCGGCCACCCGGCGCTGGTAGCGCTGATGCGCAAGCTCGGCACCCGCCTTGCCGCCGAACTGGAGTCCGCCAGCGTGGACGAGGAGCGCATCGTCCAGCACATGAACGATGCCGGTTACGAAGCGCAGGTGTTCTTCCGCAGTTCCGGCGAGCCGGAAATAGTCGCGCACAACTGCGTGTTCCATCACCTGGCGGGCAGCCACCCGGAAGTCTGCGAACTCGACCTGGCGCTGATCGGCACCCTGGGCGGCGCCGACGTCGAGCATCTCGAATGCATGCTGCGTGGTGGCCAGGTCTGCCGCTTCCACCTGCAGCGGACATCCTGA
- a CDS encoding tyrosine-type recombinase/integrase, with protein sequence MPLQPQPLFETFERFHELNFLQLNAELPVVRDYLHDFAEDCRAVEGYFAIRGFLKSYAGNEATYSSYRTHVERLLLWALLIARKPLLDLRRKDAEAFMEFCLNPPAEWIGPVIKSRFVRVGGRKKLESDSYVVNPDWRPFSTTLAKRERKLAAETLSELPERPYRMSQGSVAQVFAVCGSFFQHAMDEGLTEVNPFRAVKQKSIYKQRNTLDVASRSLTQLQWSFVIETAEQMAAEDPQHERTLFIVATLFSMYLRISDLVGRDNWEPTMGDFRRDSTGNWWFHVVGKGNKAAKISVRDDYVQDYLVRYRRHLQLPPLPSPQEKTALITTLKGRAGLSDRHVRLLLQQVFDRSLKRMADEGWSDDEIDQLRSASLHWLRHTAATFDAPHRDMKDLQADLRHNSLSTTQNTYYNSLDEQRAHSIKGLKVKR encoded by the coding sequence ATGCCGCTTCAACCGCAACCGCTGTTCGAAACCTTCGAACGCTTCCATGAGCTGAACTTCCTCCAGCTCAATGCCGAACTCCCCGTGGTGCGCGATTACCTGCACGACTTCGCCGAAGACTGCCGCGCCGTCGAGGGCTATTTCGCCATTCGCGGCTTTCTCAAGTCCTACGCCGGCAACGAGGCCACCTACAGCTCCTATCGCACCCATGTCGAACGGCTGCTGCTGTGGGCCCTGCTGATCGCCCGCAAGCCGCTACTTGACCTGCGCCGCAAGGATGCCGAGGCCTTCATGGAGTTCTGCCTCAATCCCCCTGCCGAGTGGATCGGCCCGGTGATCAAGTCGCGCTTCGTGCGTGTCGGCGGGCGCAAGAAACTGGAGTCTGACAGCTATGTCGTGAACCCCGACTGGCGCCCCTTCTCCACCACCCTGGCCAAGCGCGAACGCAAGCTAGCCGCCGAGACGCTGAGCGAGTTGCCCGAGCGCCCTTATCGCATGTCCCAGGGCTCGGTGGCTCAGGTTTTCGCGGTATGTGGCAGCTTCTTCCAGCACGCGATGGACGAAGGCCTGACCGAGGTGAATCCGTTCCGCGCGGTCAAGCAGAAGTCCATCTATAAACAGCGCAACACCTTGGATGTCGCCTCGCGCTCGCTCACCCAGCTGCAATGGAGCTTCGTCATCGAAACCGCAGAACAGATGGCGGCCGAAGATCCACAGCACGAGCGCACGCTGTTCATCGTCGCCACGTTGTTCTCCATGTACCTGCGCATCTCGGACCTGGTCGGCCGCGACAACTGGGAGCCGACCATGGGCGACTTCCGCCGCGATAGCACCGGCAACTGGTGGTTCCACGTGGTCGGCAAGGGCAACAAGGCCGCGAAGATCAGCGTGCGCGACGACTACGTGCAGGACTACCTGGTGCGCTACCGCCGCCACCTGCAGCTGCCTCCCCTGCCCTCGCCCCAGGAAAAGACCGCGCTCATCACCACCCTCAAGGGCCGCGCGGGGCTTTCCGATCGCCATGTCCGATTGCTTCTACAACAGGTCTTCGACCGCTCGCTCAAGCGCATGGCCGACGAAGGCTGGAGCGACGACGAAATCGACCAGCTGCGTTCGGCCTCGCTGCACTGGCTACGCCACACCGCAGCAACCTTCGACGCGCCGCACCGCGACATGAAGGACCTGCAAGCCGACCTGCGCCACAACAGCCTGAGCACCACGCAGAACACCTACTACAACTCGCTCGATGAGCAGCGGGCACACTCGATCAAGGGGCTCAAGGTGAAGCGCTGA
- a CDS encoding GlxA family transcriptional regulator — protein sequence MGSSRWRAASYANLVAPEPFYSIENFSPAGGLVRSSLGFAVDTRPLEAPRLADTWIIIGVNDPRVSETPPDVLEFVRQACAQARRTVGLCTGGFVLAEAGLLAGRRATTHWAYAKDMQQRYADIAVEDDRIYIVDGSIWTSAGMTAALDLAVGMVEKDLGADVARSVAHKLVMHQHRSGGQSQHSEMLDLAPKSDRIQSALNYARSHLNRPISVEELADFVHLSPRQFTRVFTAETGQSPAKAIEGLRLEAARLMIEQSRHSLEVVAREVGFRDRRHLREAFMRGFGVPPQAVRRDARRVPG from the coding sequence TTGGGCAGCAGCCGCTGGCGAGCGGCCTCGTACGCCAACCTCGTCGCTCCGGAGCCCTTCTACAGCATCGAGAACTTCTCGCCGGCCGGCGGCCTGGTGCGTTCTTCGCTGGGCTTTGCGGTTGATACCCGCCCGCTCGAAGCACCTCGCCTGGCGGACACCTGGATCATCATCGGGGTCAACGACCCGCGGGTGTCCGAAACCCCGCCCGATGTCCTCGAGTTCGTGCGCCAGGCCTGCGCCCAGGCGCGGCGCACCGTGGGGCTGTGCACCGGCGGATTCGTCCTGGCCGAGGCCGGACTACTGGCGGGCCGCCGCGCGACGACTCACTGGGCGTACGCCAAGGACATGCAGCAGCGCTATGCGGACATCGCCGTGGAAGACGACCGCATCTACATCGTCGATGGCTCGATCTGGACCTCGGCGGGCATGACCGCCGCGCTCGACCTCGCGGTCGGCATGGTGGAGAAGGACCTGGGCGCCGACGTGGCGCGTTCGGTGGCGCACAAGCTGGTGATGCACCAGCACCGCTCCGGCGGGCAGTCGCAGCACTCGGAGATGCTCGACCTCGCGCCCAAGTCGGACCGCATCCAGAGCGCCTTGAACTATGCCCGCAGCCACCTGAACCGACCGATCAGCGTCGAGGAGCTGGCGGATTTCGTGCACTTGAGCCCGCGCCAGTTCACCCGGGTATTCACCGCCGAAACCGGGCAATCCCCAGCCAAGGCCATCGAGGGCCTGCGCCTGGAAGCGGCGCGGCTGATGATCGAACAGAGCCGCCACTCCCTCGAGGTGGTGGCCCGCGAAGTCGGCTTCCGCGACCGCCGGCACCTGCGCGAAGCCTTCATGCGCGGCTTCGGCGTGCCCCCGCAGGCGGTGCGCCGGGATGCTCGCCGGGTGCCGGGCTGA
- the arnT gene encoding lipid IV(A) 4-amino-4-deoxy-L-arabinosyltransferase, whose protein sequence is MSSITSIKTAAAARRPATVATSTLPAFAYPALFIAFALFFILPLGFHGLWVPDETRYAQAAQEMLNSGNWVAPHFMGLRYFEKPIGGYWLIALGQALFGDNLFGARIASALTTGATVLLVHLLARRLWNDPLKSWAASLLYMTFGLAAGQAGYSNIDPQLALWTTLSLVGAWYGLEGRSLRERGFGWLALGVACAIGFMTKGFLAWLLPVIVVVPYAVLQGRWRELLKGGPLAVLVAVLVSLPWVLAVNQQEPDFWNFFFWNEHIRRFASSNAQHAAPIWFFIPILFAGSLPWTLLVVPALKRTWAERRERHTAFLALWFALPFLFFSLSKGKLPTYILPCFAPLALLMANTLVDKLRQHDMRLVRGNGLLNMFLGVLSLLALIGLEVAHPVFRDHPARLFGAALVCLVWALCGAVQWKRAGQHWYAPALAIWVLVALLPASMPQVIVDNKMPDQFIAQHMDQLKGAHSLLSNDLGAASALAWRTNRSDVTLLDVDGELRYGLTYADAKDRKINGDQLASWLAEQRKAGPVALVLQVPKNMPYELPKDAEVIRENNIVMAVLK, encoded by the coding sequence ATGTCTTCGATCACCTCGATCAAAACCGCAGCGGCGGCCAGGCGGCCCGCCACGGTGGCGACCAGCACGCTCCCGGCGTTCGCCTATCCGGCGCTGTTCATCGCCTTCGCGCTGTTCTTCATCCTGCCGCTGGGTTTCCACGGCCTCTGGGTGCCGGACGAAACGCGCTACGCCCAGGCCGCCCAGGAAATGCTCAACAGCGGCAACTGGGTGGCGCCGCACTTCATGGGCCTGCGCTACTTCGAGAAGCCTATCGGCGGTTATTGGCTGATCGCGCTCGGCCAGGCGCTGTTCGGCGACAACCTGTTCGGCGCGCGCATTGCCTCGGCGCTGACCACCGGGGCCACCGTGCTGCTGGTGCATCTGCTGGCCCGTCGGCTGTGGAACGACCCCCTCAAGAGCTGGGCCGCCAGCCTGCTGTACATGACCTTCGGCCTCGCGGCAGGGCAGGCCGGTTACTCCAACATCGACCCGCAACTGGCGCTGTGGACCACCCTCAGCCTGGTCGGCGCCTGGTATGGCCTGGAAGGCCGCAGCCTGCGCGAGCGTGGCTTCGGCTGGCTGGCACTGGGCGTGGCCTGCGCCATCGGCTTCATGACCAAGGGCTTCCTCGCCTGGCTGCTGCCGGTGATCGTGGTCGTACCCTATGCGGTGCTGCAGGGCCGTTGGCGCGAGTTGCTCAAGGGCGGCCCGCTGGCGGTGCTGGTGGCCGTGCTGGTCAGCCTGCCGTGGGTGCTGGCGGTCAACCAGCAGGAGCCGGACTTCTGGAATTTCTTCTTCTGGAACGAGCACATCCGCCGCTTTGCCAGCAGCAATGCGCAGCACGCGGCGCCGATCTGGTTCTTCATCCCGATCCTGTTCGCCGGCAGCCTGCCGTGGACCCTGCTGGTGGTGCCCGCGCTCAAGCGCACCTGGGCCGAGCGCCGCGAGCGGCACACCGCGTTCCTCGCGCTCTGGTTCGCCCTGCCGTTCCTGTTCTTCAGCCTGAGCAAAGGCAAGCTGCCGACCTACATCCTGCCGTGCTTCGCGCCGCTCGCCCTGCTGATGGCCAATACCCTGGTGGACAAGCTGCGCCAGCACGACATGCGCCTGGTGCGCGGCAATGGCCTGCTCAACATGTTTCTCGGCGTACTGTCGCTGCTGGCGTTGATCGGCCTGGAAGTGGCTCACCCGGTGTTCCGCGACCACCCGGCGCGCCTGTTCGGGGCGGCTCTGGTCTGCCTGGTCTGGGCGCTGTGCGGCGCCGTCCAGTGGAAGCGCGCAGGTCAGCACTGGTACGCGCCAGCACTGGCGATCTGGGTACTGGTCGCGCTGCTGCCGGCGTCCATGCCGCAGGTGATCGTCGATAACAAGATGCCGGACCAGTTCATCGCCCAACACATGGATCAGCTCAAAGGCGCCCACAGCCTGCTGAGCAACGACCTGGGCGCGGCCTCGGCGCTGGCCTGGCGCACCAACCGCAGCGACGTGACCCTGCTGGATGTCGACGGCGAGCTGCGTTACGGGCTGACTTACGCGGACGCCAAGGACCGCAAGATCAATGGCGACCAGCTCGCCAGCTGGCTCGCCGAGCAGCGCAAGGCCGGCCCGGTCGCGCTGGTGCTGCAGGTGCCCAAGAACATGCCTTACGAGCTGCCGAAGGACGCCGAGGTGATACGCGAGAACAACATTGTCATGGCGGTACTGAAGTAG
- a CDS encoding response regulator transcription factor: MTHERAVQDRLRALPGLIRALLCSALSVAEVGMKALLVEDNALLGKSVQRGLQEAGWIVDLAIDGEEALYLLQSSEYDVALFDWMLPKRSGLDLVRHLRATGSELPVLMLTARGELADRVEGLERGADDYLVKPFEMAELIARVNALYRRAAGRGSPTLQLGELSLDLAAARVSRDGQALELTGKEYDLLAALAAKPEQLLTRSALLGLLYPFDMEPDSNSLDVLLARLRRKLAGSGVEIETVRGKGFILHVV, translated from the coding sequence ATGACTCATGAACGCGCCGTTCAGGATCGCCTTCGCGCTTTGCCGGGGCTGATCCGTGCGCTACTGTGCAGCGCACTTTCCGTTGCCGAGGTGGGTATGAAGGCGCTGCTGGTCGAGGACAACGCCCTGCTGGGCAAGAGCGTGCAACGCGGGCTGCAGGAGGCCGGCTGGATCGTCGACCTGGCCATCGACGGCGAGGAAGCGCTGTACCTGCTGCAGTCCAGCGAGTATGACGTGGCGCTATTCGACTGGATGCTGCCCAAGCGCTCCGGGCTCGACCTGGTCCGCCACCTGCGCGCCACCGGCAGCGAGTTGCCGGTGCTGATGCTGACCGCGCGCGGCGAGCTGGCCGACCGCGTCGAAGGGCTGGAGCGCGGCGCCGACGACTACCTGGTGAAACCCTTCGAGATGGCCGAGCTGATCGCCCGGGTCAACGCCCTCTACCGGCGTGCCGCCGGCCGCGGTTCGCCGACCCTGCAGCTGGGCGAGCTGAGCCTGGACCTCGCCGCTGCCCGCGTGTCCCGCGACGGCCAGGCGCTGGAGCTGACCGGCAAGGAGTACGACCTGCTCGCCGCGCTGGCCGCCAAGCCGGAACAGCTGCTGACCCGCAGCGCCCTGCTCGGCCTGCTCTACCCCTTCGACATGGAACCGGACAGCAACAGCCTCGACGTGCTGCTCGCCCGCCTGCGGCGCAAACTCGCCGGCTCCGGCGTCGAGATCGAAACCGTGCGCGGCAAGGGGTTCATCCTGCATGTTGTCTAA
- a CDS encoding sensor histidine kinase, whose translation MLSKWPLNIKIALILFLMQALVLGGGLFWLEGWIERARMDELGERLDTQSDVIESLIVVENGRLAYQRSGEFAAELDHERDLYFAVYDDQGKLLFDSEGPEQKHRQALKTQLSTLQLTPEEARLIRVDRHAWLLQSGHINRDLNGRSVLVDVRVAINAQPVLNSVTELKRTLALVGVALLLLTALGGFMIVSLSTRNLRLFAHQLRSLKPPSFLGRPALEPRSLEEKLLFDSYTQMEEEVRKAMDSQRLFIANASHELKTPIAAVTSALQVVLSRPRPVADYVATCEDVLAEMQTLKRLSIALLDLARLDATVDGSGSAELVGTAEAAVERWQRLAMPRGIVLRKDLQIEAPCPVAGDAEQWEVILGNLLDNAIKYSPDGAEVSLALRMDSPNEVLLEVIDHGIGMSAEQVANLGQVFYRADAARSTSSSFGLGFAHAKRIAEQLGARLGVQSAEGRGTRVSLRIPRLSAD comes from the coding sequence ATGTTGTCTAAGTGGCCGCTGAACATCAAGATCGCCCTGATCCTGTTCCTCATGCAGGCGCTGGTGCTGGGCGGCGGCCTGTTCTGGCTGGAAGGCTGGATCGAGCGCGCGCGCATGGACGAGCTGGGCGAGCGCCTGGACACCCAGTCGGACGTCATCGAGTCGCTGATCGTGGTGGAGAACGGTCGCCTGGCTTACCAGCGCAGCGGTGAATTCGCCGCCGAGCTGGATCATGAGCGCGACCTCTACTTCGCCGTGTATGACGACCAGGGCAAATTGCTGTTCGACTCCGAAGGCCCCGAGCAGAAGCATCGGCAGGCCTTGAAGACGCAACTCTCGACGCTGCAGCTGACGCCCGAGGAAGCGCGCCTGATCCGCGTCGACCGGCACGCCTGGCTGCTGCAGTCCGGGCACATCAACCGCGACCTCAACGGCCGCAGCGTGCTGGTCGATGTGCGCGTGGCGATCAACGCGCAGCCGGTGCTCAATTCGGTGACGGAGCTCAAGCGCACGCTCGCCCTGGTTGGCGTCGCGTTGCTGCTGCTGACGGCGCTGGGCGGTTTCATGATCGTCTCGCTGAGCACGCGCAACCTGCGCCTGTTCGCCCACCAGCTGCGCTCGCTCAAGCCGCCGAGCTTTCTTGGCCGCCCGGCCCTGGAACCGCGCAGCCTGGAGGAGAAGCTGCTGTTCGACAGCTACACGCAGATGGAAGAGGAAGTCCGCAAGGCGATGGATAGCCAGCGGCTGTTTATCGCCAACGCTTCGCATGAGCTAAAGACGCCCATCGCAGCCGTCACCTCGGCGTTGCAGGTGGTGCTCTCGCGGCCGCGCCCGGTGGCCGACTACGTCGCCACCTGCGAGGACGTGCTCGCCGAAATGCAGACGCTCAAGCGGCTGTCCATCGCCTTGCTCGATCTGGCGCGGCTCGACGCCACGGTCGATGGCAGCGGCAGCGCCGAACTGGTCGGTACCGCCGAGGCCGCCGTCGAGCGCTGGCAACGCCTGGCTATGCCGCGCGGCATCGTCTTGCGCAAGGACCTTCAGATCGAAGCCCCCTGCCCGGTCGCCGGCGACGCCGAGCAATGGGAAGTGATCCTCGGCAACCTGCTGGACAACGCCATCAAGTATTCGCCGGACGGCGCCGAAGTCAGCCTGGCGCTGCGCATGGACAGCCCGAATGAGGTGCTGCTGGAGGTGATCGACCACGGCATCGGCATGTCCGCCGAGCAAGTCGCGAACCTCGGCCAGGTGTTCTATCGCGCCGATGCCGCGCGCTCGACATCCAGCTCCTTCGGCCTCGGCTTCGCCCATGCCAAGCGCATCGCCGAGCAGCTCGGGGCCCGTCTCGGCGTGCAAAGCGCAGAGGGCCGGGGCACGCGCGTCAGCTTGCGGATTCCGCGGCTCAGCGCGGACTGA